One part of the Nitrospirota bacterium genome encodes these proteins:
- a CDS encoding PAS domain S-box protein, with amino-acid sequence MSNRRWLHFVFPRRLPLQVGFIVSLLLLTTIGIYAWHTASVQTEASLEAIESQATIMAKSVANLSMNYLLTEDLASIESLLLKVAEFPHVRSLSVANPEGSLLSRVVHVDNSAPKVQYSLDRLRTPPGRNPEIIVDEGGISVWYPIADESLLGWVNVDYSLRAISDLRRGIWKDSLVAALIVVSVSTACILIFLSRPLRAVGRITDFAKRLDVDRGATVRVEAGSLEIEQLAAALNTTSQKLYEQDHSLRDFAGRLERLRRQNLLILEAAGEGILGLDREGNHTFVNPAAAVMLRCRAEDLAGQPWSAAWHCRAADGTRREDECPIESTLRDGVVHRIEEGFFRRKDGTRFAVQYTTTPIREGDRITGAVVTFRDISERIEAEEALRDSEKKYRTLFEESKDVIFISTPEGRVNDMNPAGLTLFGYPSKEEMLSVNIGKDLYATPGDREAFKEAMARRGSVADFEVKLKKKSGEGIDALVTATTVRNDAGAAVAYREMLRDVTVERKLEAQLRHAQKMEAVGQLTGGIAHDFNNILSAIISYGYLLQMSSELDEKSRSYVEHMLSSAERAANLTQSLLAFSRKQIINPKPVDLNQIIRKVEKLLAKLIGEDVEFGASLSEERLTVVADSGQMEQVLMNFATNARDAMPRGGKLALETKRVVLGSDFQRAHGFGEPGTYACIAVADTGVGMDAQTAKKIFDPFFTTKEVGKGTGLGLSIVYGIIKQHNGYVTVHSEPGRGTTFNIYLPISRIDAEEIRPANFLAAAGGTETILVVEDDNDVRRLARIVLQEFGYALIEAQDGEEALETFRAHKDDVDLLLLDVIMPKKNGREVYEEIKKIRSDIKVLFTSGYAADVLQGREILDEGLHLISKPLSPDALLKKVREILDA; translated from the coding sequence ATGAGCAACAGGAGATGGCTTCATTTCGTCTTCCCGAGACGACTCCCTCTCCAGGTCGGTTTCATTGTGTCCCTTCTGCTGCTCACCACGATCGGGATATACGCATGGCATACGGCGAGCGTGCAGACCGAAGCGTCGCTGGAGGCCATAGAGTCGCAGGCGACCATCATGGCCAAAAGCGTTGCGAACCTCAGTATGAACTACCTGTTGACGGAGGACCTTGCGTCGATAGAATCGCTGCTGCTGAAAGTCGCCGAGTTCCCCCATGTCCGGTCCCTGTCCGTTGCCAATCCCGAAGGCTCTCTGCTGAGCCGCGTGGTCCATGTCGACAATTCCGCGCCCAAGGTTCAGTACAGCCTGGACCGGCTCAGAACACCGCCGGGCAGAAACCCGGAGATCATCGTGGACGAAGGCGGGATCAGCGTCTGGTATCCCATCGCGGATGAGTCACTCCTGGGGTGGGTGAATGTCGATTACAGCCTGCGCGCCATCAGCGACCTCCGCAGGGGCATCTGGAAGGATTCCCTCGTTGCCGCGCTGATCGTCGTATCGGTGAGCACCGCATGTATCCTGATCTTTTTGAGCCGCCCGCTCCGCGCGGTCGGCAGGATCACGGACTTCGCGAAAAGGCTGGATGTGGACCGCGGAGCCACGGTCCGCGTGGAGGCGGGCTCGCTGGAGATCGAGCAGCTTGCCGCCGCTCTGAACACGACATCGCAGAAGCTGTATGAACAGGACCATTCCTTGAGAGATTTCGCCGGGCGCCTGGAGCGTCTGAGGCGGCAGAACCTGTTGATCCTGGAAGCCGCCGGCGAGGGGATCCTTGGACTGGACAGGGAGGGAAACCATACCTTTGTCAATCCTGCCGCGGCGGTTATGCTGCGGTGCAGGGCTGAGGACCTGGCCGGCCAACCCTGGTCCGCGGCGTGGCACTGCCGGGCGGCGGACGGGACCCGCCGGGAAGACGAATGCCCGATCGAGTCCACGCTCAGGGACGGCGTCGTCCACCGCATCGAAGAAGGGTTCTTCCGGAGAAAGGACGGGACAAGGTTCGCCGTCCAGTACACGACCACCCCGATCCGGGAAGGGGACCGGATAACCGGCGCGGTGGTGACCTTCAGGGACATCAGCGAGCGCATAGAGGCTGAAGAGGCTCTGCGGGATTCTGAAAAAAAATACCGCACCTTGTTCGAAGAATCAAAAGACGTCATCTTCATCAGCACGCCCGAAGGAAGGGTCAACGATATGAACCCCGCGGGCTTGACCCTCTTCGGCTATCCGTCAAAAGAGGAGATGCTGTCCGTCAACATCGGGAAAGATCTCTATGCAACGCCCGGGGACCGGGAGGCATTCAAGGAGGCCATGGCGCGTCGCGGCTCCGTTGCCGACTTTGAGGTCAAGCTGAAGAAGAAGAGCGGGGAGGGCATCGATGCCCTGGTCACGGCGACGACGGTCCGGAATGACGCAGGGGCGGCCGTAGCCTACCGGGAGATGCTTCGGGACGTCACGGTGGAGCGTAAGCTGGAGGCGCAGCTTCGCCACGCACAGAAAATGGAGGCGGTCGGTCAGTTGACGGGCGGCATAGCGCATGACTTCAACAATATCCTGTCGGCGATCATCAGTTATGGATACCTTCTGCAGATGAGCAGCGAGCTTGACGAGAAATCGAGGTCCTACGTGGAGCATATGCTCTCATCGGCGGAGCGGGCGGCCAATCTCACGCAAAGCCTCCTGGCGTTCAGCAGAAAGCAGATCATCAACCCGAAACCGGTGGATCTCAACCAGATCATCCGGAAGGTCGAGAAGCTATTGGCCAAGCTGATCGGGGAGGACGTGGAATTCGGGGCCAGCCTTTCCGAAGAACGTCTGACGGTCGTTGCCGACAGCGGACAGATGGAGCAGGTCTTGATGAATTTCGCAACCAACGCGAGGGATGCCATGCCTCGGGGAGGAAAGCTGGCGCTCGAAACGAAGCGTGTTGTCCTGGGCAGCGATTTCCAGCGGGCCCACGGTTTCGGAGAACCGGGCACCTACGCATGCATCGCGGTGGCGGATACGGGGGTCGGCATGGACGCACAAACTGCAAAAAAAATATTCGACCCCTTTTTTACGACCAAGGAGGTCGGGAAAGGCACCGGCCTCGGGCTCTCGATCGTGTACGGCATCATCAAACAGCACAATGGCTATGTCACGGTGCACAGCGAGCCCGGAAGGGGAACGACGTTCAATATCTATCTGCCCATCAGCAGAATTGACGCAGAAGAGATCAGGCCTGCCAACTTCCTGGCCGCGGCAGGCGGCACGGAAACCATCCTGGTGGTCGAGGACGATAATGACGTGAGACGGCTTGCGCGCATTGTCCTGCAGGAGTTCGGCTATGCGCTCATCGAGGCACAGGACGGGGAGGAAGCCCTGGAAACGTTCAGGGCACACAAGGATGACGTCGATCTCCTGCTCCTGGACGTGATTATGCCGAAGAAGAACGGCAGGGAGGTCTACGAAGAAATAAAGAAGATCAGGTCCGATATCAAGGTCCTGTTCACGAGCGGCTATGCGGCTGATGTCCTTCAGGGGAGAGAGATCCTCGACGAGGGGCTGCACCTGATCTCAAAGCCCCTTTCACCCGATGCTCTCTTGAAGAAAGTAAGAGAGATACTGGACGCATGA
- a CDS encoding phosphate/phosphite/phosphonate ABC transporter substrate-binding protein, whose product MKRVLPVSARLVAVLVLFGLACLAGLLHSVQSLAAAEQDTYTFAVVPQYPPAAIKRDWGPFIERVSRDAGVALKLQFYKSIPDFEQEIHEGIPDFVYLNPYHAVMAKKAQGYIPLVRDGENQLVGIIVVDKDSDFTSVEDLNGKTIVFPSPNAFAASLYMRALLTTQEKIKFTPKYVITHSNVYKHVLAGMAAAGGGVNKTLENAPQELRDELRIIYRTPPVVSHPIAVHPRVPLSVRKAVVNALLKLNEDAGADGLLKAVGIEKIVRANYERDYGPIERLGLEKYVVKGGD is encoded by the coding sequence TTGAAAAGAGTTCTGCCTGTCTCGGCCCGTCTCGTGGCCGTCCTGGTGCTGTTCGGTTTGGCCTGTCTTGCCGGATTGCTTCACTCCGTTCAGTCCCTCGCTGCGGCGGAACAGGACACCTACACGTTCGCCGTCGTTCCGCAGTACCCCCCCGCCGCCATCAAGCGCGATTGGGGTCCTTTCATTGAAAGGGTCTCCCGTGATGCCGGGGTTGCGTTGAAGCTGCAATTTTACAAATCAATTCCCGACTTCGAACAGGAAATCCATGAAGGCATTCCCGATTTCGTCTATCTGAACCCCTACCATGCCGTCATGGCAAAAAAGGCGCAGGGCTACATCCCCCTCGTACGGGACGGCGAGAACCAGCTGGTGGGAATTATCGTTGTAGATAAGGACAGCGATTTCACGTCCGTGGAGGACCTGAACGGCAAGACGATCGTATTCCCATCCCCGAATGCATTTGCCGCTTCCTTGTATATGCGAGCGCTTCTTACCACGCAGGAAAAAATAAAATTCACGCCAAAATATGTCATCACCCATAGTAATGTCTATAAGCATGTGTTGGCAGGGATGGCTGCCGCAGGCGGCGGTGTGAACAAGACCCTGGAAAACGCACCGCAGGAGCTCAGGGACGAGCTTCGCATCATCTACCGCACTCCTCCGGTCGTTTCTCATCCCATCGCGGTCCATCCTCGCGTCCCTCTATCGGTCCGCAAAGCGGTCGTCAATGCCCTCTTGAAGCTGAACGAGGATGCTGGGGCCGATGGCCTTCTTAAGGCCGTCGGAATAGAGAAAATCGTGAGGGCAAATTACGAAAGAGATTACGGGCCGATCGAACGACTGGGCCTCGAGAAGTACGTCGTGAAAGGAGGGGATTGA